From Pseudonocardia autotrophica, one genomic window encodes:
- a CDS encoding rolling circle replication-associated protein has translation MAAVGAAAGPQARAGGRSAGGPGASDPAAAPAAAAGRPGLVLCAISGRATEQARVPDTVDGLWSPAFPSPELVDAAVALLPAVREEAGRLAEGPRWELTVGPGMFAVATHDWARVERTAERQTEARRKDVDLAVAHHLATGEWSDPPPRAPITGWSRKSRARMVRRLCELNYTPLYAAGRLPAMVTLTYPGDWENVVPTGPVLKAHMKALRKRYLRAWGEDWACVWKLEFQRRGAPHVHMLCTPPHGQTSTGERFHVWLSRVWAEVVDHPDPEQRRRHQLAGTALDYREGLRATDPRRVAAYFCKHGMLAAKEYQHQVPEAWQEPGRGPGRFWGVWNLERATRTLAVTPATGVQAGRIARRWARAQGRAQQTWKMRVEQSTGRVRYRRSRSRVKLMTNGGRGWIAVNDGPAFAAGLARYLDQLDHSSTGTRLSPVSPSARSPESASGGRVQVEHRMR, from the coding sequence GTGGCGGCCGTGGGCGCCGCGGCCGGGCCGCAGGCGCGGGCCGGAGGCAGGAGCGCCGGCGGGCCGGGCGCGAGCGACCCGGCCGCGGCCCCGGCGGCAGCCGCGGGCCGGCCTGGGCTTGTTCTATGTGCCATATCGGGCCGGGCCACCGAACAGGCCCGGGTCCCGGACACCGTCGACGGGCTGTGGTCCCCGGCGTTCCCCTCGCCCGAGCTCGTCGACGCCGCGGTCGCGCTACTGCCCGCGGTCCGGGAAGAGGCCGGCCGACTCGCCGAGGGGCCGCGCTGGGAACTGACGGTCGGTCCCGGCATGTTCGCCGTCGCCACCCACGACTGGGCCCGCGTCGAACGCACCGCCGAACGACAGACCGAGGCCCGTCGCAAGGACGTGGACCTGGCCGTCGCCCACCATCTCGCCACGGGCGAGTGGAGCGATCCGCCGCCACGGGCACCGATTACCGGGTGGTCGCGCAAGTCCCGCGCCCGCATGGTGCGACGGCTTTGCGAACTGAACTACACCCCGCTCTACGCCGCCGGCCGACTCCCGGCGATGGTCACGCTGACCTACCCCGGGGACTGGGAGAACGTCGTCCCCACCGGCCCGGTCCTGAAAGCGCACATGAAGGCGCTGCGCAAGCGCTACCTGCGCGCGTGGGGTGAGGACTGGGCGTGCGTGTGGAAGCTGGAGTTCCAACGACGCGGCGCCCCGCACGTCCACATGCTCTGCACCCCTCCGCACGGGCAGACCAGCACCGGGGAACGGTTCCACGTCTGGCTGTCACGGGTGTGGGCCGAGGTCGTCGACCACCCCGATCCCGAGCAGCGGCGACGCCATCAGTTGGCCGGGACCGCGCTGGACTACCGGGAGGGCCTGCGCGCGACGGACCCGCGCCGAGTCGCGGCGTACTTCTGCAAGCACGGGATGCTCGCGGCCAAGGAGTACCAGCACCAGGTCCCCGAGGCGTGGCAGGAACCCGGCCGCGGGCCGGGACGGTTCTGGGGCGTCTGGAATCTCGAACGCGCCACCCGCACGCTCGCCGTCACCCCGGCCACCGGCGTGCAGGCCGGCCGGATCGCCCGGCGCTGGGCTCGCGCGCAAGGCCGGGCGCAGCAGACCTGGAAGATGCGCGTCGAGCAGTCCACCGGACGCGTCCGGTACCGACGCTCGCGGTCACGGGTGAAGCTGATGACCAACGGCGGCCGGGGCTGGATCGCGGTCAACGACGGACCGGCGTTCGCCGCCGGCCTCGCCCGCTATCTCGACCAACTCGACCACAGCTCAACAGGAACACGGCTGTCTCCTGTCTCCCCGTCGGCCAGGTCCCCCGAGAGCGCCTCCGGTGGGCGGGTCCAGGTGGAGCACCGCATGCGCTGA
- a CDS encoding tyrosine-type recombinase/integrase yields MVPLPRFVADALARHRDRQRKEQEEAGADWTDSGLVFTSRRGTPLEPDNLRRSWYPLRKQIGADDVRFHDLRHSCVTLLLGLGVPPHIVQEIVGHAHLGVTMGVYAYVSLTEKRAALDRLQEGLS; encoded by the coding sequence GTGGTCCCGCTCCCCCGGTTCGTCGCGGATGCCCTGGCCCGGCACCGGGACCGTCAGCGCAAGGAGCAGGAGGAGGCCGGCGCCGACTGGACCGACAGCGGCCTCGTGTTCACCTCGCGGCGCGGGACACCGTTGGAGCCGGACAACCTCCGGCGCTCCTGGTACCCGCTGCGGAAGCAGATCGGGGCCGACGACGTCCGGTTCCACGACCTGCGGCACTCGTGCGTGACGCTGCTGCTGGGGCTCGGGGTTCCGCCGCACATCGTGCAGGAGATCGTGGGCCACGCCCATCTCGGTGTCACGATGGGGGTCTACGCCTACGTGTCCCTGACCGAGAAGCGCGCGGCGCTCGACCGGCTGCAGGAGGGGCTGAGCTGA
- a CDS encoding NADPH-dependent FMN reductase — protein sequence MTLQHPIRLAVIVGSTRRGRFAPTVADWVAEQVRARGDIKVDVIDLAETALPEVLGDEHEPIPAPVTKLAPRLAAADAFVVVTPEYNHSFPAALKTAIDWFFDEWTAKPVGFVSYGGMGGGLRAVEALRLVFAELHATTVRDVVSFHFRDWPFQFEPVDPGAVKALSAQLDQLGWWAAALRTGRERVPYASVT from the coding sequence ATGACACTGCAGCATCCGATCCGACTCGCGGTCATCGTCGGCAGCACCCGGCGGGGACGGTTCGCCCCTACGGTGGCCGACTGGGTGGCCGAGCAAGTACGGGCACGCGGCGACATAAAGGTCGACGTCATCGACCTGGCCGAGACGGCGTTGCCCGAAGTCCTCGGCGACGAACACGAACCGATCCCCGCCCCGGTGACGAAGCTGGCGCCTCGACTGGCGGCCGCGGATGCGTTCGTGGTTGTGACCCCGGAGTACAACCACAGCTTCCCCGCCGCACTGAAGACCGCGATCGACTGGTTCTTCGACGAGTGGACGGCCAAACCGGTGGGGTTCGTGTCCTATGGCGGCATGGGCGGCGGGCTCCGCGCGGTGGAAGCGCTGCGCCTGGTGTTCGCCGAGCTACACGCCACCACCGTCCGCGACGTGGTCAGCTTCCACTTCCGCGACTGGCCCTTCCAGTTCGAGCCCGTCGACCCCGGCGCGGTCAAGGCGCTGTCGGCCCAACTCGACCAGCTCGGCTGGTGGGCCGCAGCGCTGCGGACCGGCCGGGAGCGTGTCCCCTACGCGTCGGTGACCTGA
- a CDS encoding VOC family protein — MSVEFNHTAVAVRDKHASAQWLASLLGLEVGPPCGPFVPVQTSNGVELDYLDVDEGEIVAQHYAFLVSEVEFDAILARIRHAEIPHWAWPGHQGLGEINHYDGARGTYFDDPNGHHMEILTHPSGSGSGSGSGSGSGSGSGSGSGMSIPAI; from the coding sequence ATGTCCGTCGAGTTCAATCACACCGCCGTCGCCGTCCGCGATAAGCACGCCTCTGCTCAGTGGCTGGCCTCGCTGCTAGGACTTGAGGTCGGTCCGCCGTGCGGCCCGTTCGTCCCGGTCCAGACCAGTAACGGCGTTGAACTGGACTATCTCGACGTCGACGAGGGTGAGATCGTGGCGCAGCACTACGCGTTCCTCGTATCCGAGGTCGAGTTTGACGCGATCCTCGCCAGGATTCGCCACGCCGAGATCCCTCACTGGGCGTGGCCGGGACATCAGGGTCTGGGCGAGATCAACCACTACGACGGCGCCCGGGGCACCTACTTCGACGATCCCAATGGTCATCACATGGAGATCCTCACTCACCCGAGCGGGAGCGGGAGCGGGAGCGGGAGCGGGAGCGGGAGCGGGAGCGGGAGCGGGAGCGGGAGCGGGATGAGCATTCCAGCAATCTGA
- a CDS encoding TetR/AcrR family transcriptional regulator: MTTEPTAEPTSRSKPGGRPRDPQIDTAVVEATLAVLDESGYHALSVEEVARRAGTTRPAIYRRFSGRARLALAAIAARLDVPESPDTGCTLCDFGEGLFVFLAEFRAIRPDVLSSLFAECATDAELRGQYMRIVFDPPRTAVGAMLDRAIARGNLRPDTDRDQILDLLGSLVYYRALFEERHLSDDDAGRLIETLLRGAAVDYDALVAHSEAMEQHSTTDGGTHNVH, from the coding sequence ATGACGACCGAGCCAACCGCCGAGCCCACAAGCCGGTCCAAACCGGGTGGGCGGCCTCGCGACCCGCAGATCGACACCGCGGTAGTCGAGGCGACCCTGGCGGTACTCGACGAGTCCGGGTATCACGCCCTGTCGGTCGAGGAGGTCGCCCGCCGCGCCGGCACCACCCGCCCCGCCATCTACCGACGCTTCAGCGGGCGAGCACGGCTGGCACTTGCCGCGATCGCCGCCCGCCTGGACGTGCCAGAGTCCCCAGACACCGGCTGCACGCTGTGCGATTTCGGCGAAGGCCTGTTCGTTTTCCTCGCCGAGTTCCGCGCCATCCGCCCCGACGTACTCAGCTCCCTGTTCGCTGAGTGCGCCACCGATGCGGAGCTGCGCGGCCAGTACATGCGCATCGTGTTCGACCCACCCCGGACTGCGGTCGGGGCCATGCTCGACCGGGCTATCGCCCGGGGCAACCTACGTCCCGACACCGACCGCGACCAAATCCTCGACCTGCTCGGCTCCCTGGTCTACTACCGCGCTCTGTTTGAGGAGCGCCACCTCAGCGACGACGACGCCGGCCGGCTGATCGAAACCCTACTGCGCGGCGCCGCAGTCGACTACGACGCTCTCGTCGCCCACAGCGAGGCCATGGAGCAGCACTCGACCACCGACGGCGGCACCCATAACGTGCACTAA
- a CDS encoding ISL3 family transposase: protein MPQPTSPPAQIVADTIIRTVELGVRITDAALDGDTTVLWCELLTDGPGVCPGCGLVGVYRDTVERRVTDVPVVGHPLQLRVRVPRYRCVHDGCVREVFAHDSRRLARPGWTTTRRCAAYVLGRLAVDKATVSAVARELGRSWDTVNSIAVTATEQLLLTAGPARLDGVRVIGVDEHKWAHVFGADGDGFVTVITDLTAVVAGHGPARLLDLVAGRSAAAMTTWLNARDQAFRDGVRIVAMDGFGGYKNAATTALPDAVTVMDPFHVVALAGHKLDLCRQRVQQDTLGHRGRTGDPLYRERRTLRTRLGLLTDKQRTRLEAVFAGDQHVAVEVTWWAYQQIIAAYATTDRRRGKTELASVIDRLRGELPAGLAELATLGRTLHRRREDVLAYFDHRASNGPTEAINGRLEALRRNALGFRNLINYRIRSLLHCGALAL, encoded by the coding sequence ATGCCGCAGCCTACGTCGCCGCCTGCCCAGATCGTGGCCGACACGATCATCCGGACCGTCGAGCTGGGGGTGCGGATCACCGACGCCGCCCTGGACGGCGACACCACCGTGCTGTGGTGCGAGCTGCTCACCGACGGGCCCGGGGTGTGTCCGGGCTGCGGGCTGGTCGGGGTCTACCGCGACACCGTGGAGCGCCGCGTCACCGACGTCCCGGTCGTGGGGCATCCGCTGCAGCTGCGGGTCCGGGTGCCGCGCTACCGGTGTGTCCACGACGGCTGCGTCCGCGAGGTCTTCGCCCACGACAGCCGCCGGCTGGCCCGCCCGGGGTGGACGACCACTCGACGCTGCGCGGCCTACGTGCTGGGGCGCCTGGCGGTGGACAAGGCCACCGTGTCCGCGGTCGCCCGCGAGCTAGGCCGGTCGTGGGACACCGTGAACAGCATCGCCGTCACCGCCACCGAGCAGTTGCTGCTCACCGCCGGTCCGGCCCGTCTCGACGGGGTGCGGGTGATCGGGGTCGACGAGCACAAGTGGGCTCACGTGTTCGGCGCCGACGGCGACGGGTTCGTCACCGTGATCACCGATCTCACCGCCGTCGTCGCAGGTCACGGTCCGGCACGGCTGCTCGACCTGGTGGCGGGCCGCTCAGCGGCGGCGATGACGACCTGGCTCAACGCCCGCGACCAGGCGTTCCGCGACGGCGTCCGGATCGTGGCGATGGACGGGTTCGGCGGCTACAAGAACGCCGCCACCACCGCACTGCCGGACGCGGTCACGGTGATGGACCCCTTCCATGTGGTCGCGCTGGCCGGGCACAAGCTCGACCTGTGCCGCCAGCGGGTCCAGCAGGACACCCTCGGCCACCGCGGCCGCACCGGTGACCCGCTCTATCGAGAGCGCCGCACCCTACGGACCCGGCTCGGGCTGCTCACCGACAAGCAGAGAACCAGGCTCGAGGCGGTGTTCGCCGGCGACCAGCACGTCGCGGTCGAGGTCACCTGGTGGGCGTATCAGCAGATCATCGCCGCCTACGCCACCACCGACCGCAGGCGCGGCAAGACCGAGCTCGCCTCGGTGATCGACCGGCTCCGCGGAGAGCTCCCGGCCGGGCTCGCCGAGCTCGCGACCCTCGGCCGGACGCTGCACCGGCGCCGCGAGGACGTGCTGGCCTACTTCGACCACCGCGCCTCGAACGGCCCGACCGAGGCCATCAACGGCCGCCTCGAAGCCCTCCGCCGCAACGCCCTCGGCTTCCGCAACCTGATCAACTACCGCATCAGATCGCTGCTGCACTGCGGAGCCCTTGCACTCTAG
- a CDS encoding replication initiator produces the protein MVRPSWWSFLEFLGRYSRKITRWPSHVTTPRRSPATNPYTTSADVTIHRSPYPPRVIRSSDLYRFRTHADRDSPGNFSIGSPGRRIRAAGTASRPAPPGLDDRAEIATSAVAVYPATYAMEVAEAAGHLSARLRPDTVRPYTDHATHAGRQIGACRRLGQRAVDGDPKQRATSWARLRRWAYVLDFAGRPCRDSANSDRTAQARRDRQLSHSRTGPDDAERLDRAEDTTGADRTDGGLVLTSRRRTASVARGIRYRNRSGPTTTGSTISGTGACSCWSDRRHRSCGGRGRRRDLTVSALVGECGQGRGRTADLPLFSPGSATPTHSVVSMGVAVTSANVRECSAPANDVAIHVATPLKHSAPPSRKSAVPKYRSSTQCGADTLAPRSVKGGPTPSATGGDATSWDRGVPVWAWDRCPLLVAHTHWAVHRASDLIAAIPSPTVANA, from the coding sequence GTGGTGCGGCCATCGTGGTGGTCCTTCCTGGAGTTCCTTGGTCGGTACTCGAGAAAGATCACGCGGTGGCCGTCTCACGTCACGACGCCACGCCGCTCACCAGCGACGAACCCGTACACCACCTCCGCGGACGTAACCATTCACCGATCCCCTTACCCGCCTCGGGTGATCCGATCCAGCGATTTATACCGCTTTCGCACTCACGCCGATCGGGACTCTCCGGGGAATTTCTCTATTGGGAGTCCTGGCCGGAGAATTCGAGCGGCAGGGACGGCGTCTCGCCCTGCCCCGCCCGGCCTCGACGACCGCGCGGAGATCGCCACGAGCGCGGTCGCCGTCTACCCGGCCACGTATGCCATGGAGGTCGCCGAGGCAGCCGGGCACCTCTCCGCCCGGCTCCGGCCCGACACCGTGCGCCCCTACACCGACCACGCCACGCATGCCGGGCGCCAGATCGGCGCCTGCAGGCGGCTCGGGCAACGCGCGGTGGATGGGGACCCGAAGCAGCGGGCGACGTCCTGGGCCCGGCTGAGGCGGTGGGCGTACGTGCTCGACTTCGCCGGCCGCCCCTGCCGCGACTCGGCCAACTCCGACCGCACTGCGCAGGCCCGTCGCGACCGGCAGCTCAGCCACTCCCGCACCGGCCCCGATGACGCCGAGCGGCTCGACCGGGCAGAGGACACGACAGGCGCCGATCGGACCGACGGCGGCCTCGTGCTCACCTCGCGGCGCCGGACAGCTTCCGTCGCTCGTGGTATCCGCTATCGGAACAGATCGGGGCCGACGACGACCGGTTCCACGATCTCCGGCACCGGTGCGTGCTCCTGCTGGTCGGACCGCCGCCACAGATCGTGCGGGGGACGGGGCAGGCGACGCGACTTAACGGTGTCTGCGCTGGTGGGAGAGTGTGGCCAGGGGCGGGGTCGAACCGCCGACCTTCCGCTTTTCAGTCCCGGTTCGGCAACGCCGACGCACTCCGTCGTGTCCATGGGTGTAGCGGTGACCAGCGCTAACGTCCGTGAGTGTTCAGCGCCAGCGAACGATGTTGCTATACACGTAGCTACACCGCTGAAGCACTCTGCTCCACCATCGCGAAAGTCCGCCGTTCCGAAGTACCGGTCGTCGACGCAGTGTGGTGCGGATACACTCGCTCCCAGATCGGTGAAGGGCGGTCCAACACCGTCTGCGACCGGTGGCGACGCGACCAGCTGGGACAGGGGAGTGCCTGTTTGGGCTTGGGACCGCTGTCCACTGCTCGTCGCGCACACCCATTGGGCTGTTCATCGAGCCAGTGACCTCATCGCCGCAATTCCGAGTCCCACAGTCGCCAACGCCTGA
- a CDS encoding IS256 family transposase, producing MAAPHSVDPAQLVEELASAGVSPDLLQTMIATMANALMSSQADQQCGAGYGERSSERTNQRNGYRAREWDTRAGTIELAVPKLRQGSYFPDWLLTHRRRAEQALVTVVATAYLLGVSTRRVEKLAEQLGVKSLSRSQVSEMATHLDGQVAAFRERPLDQGPYTFVWVDALTVKVREDGRVVNLHALLATGVNADGHREILGLDVASSEDGAGWLAFLRGLVARGLSGVQLVISDAHPGLVAAIASALPGAAWQRCRTHYLRNLLSRVPKSAQPHVATQVRTIFDQPDADAVTAQYGRVVDTLTARWPDAAKHLDNARDELLAFTAYPREVWRQIWSNNPQERLNKEIRRRTDVVGIFPGRDSLIRLVGAVLAEQSDEWTENRRYMGLDLLARSRIRIVTTEAAPTGSEALMTTEAITA from the coding sequence ATGGCCGCACCACACAGTGTGGACCCTGCCCAGCTTGTCGAGGAGCTCGCCTCGGCGGGTGTGTCGCCGGATCTGTTGCAGACGATGATCGCGACGATGGCGAACGCGTTGATGTCGTCGCAGGCCGATCAGCAGTGCGGGGCCGGCTATGGCGAGCGCAGCAGCGAGCGGACGAACCAGCGCAACGGCTACCGGGCCCGGGAGTGGGACACCCGAGCGGGCACGATCGAGTTGGCGGTGCCGAAGCTGCGCCAGGGCTCCTATTTCCCGGACTGGCTGCTGACCCACCGCCGCCGCGCCGAGCAGGCCCTGGTCACCGTCGTGGCCACGGCCTACCTACTCGGTGTCTCCACCCGGCGGGTGGAGAAGCTGGCCGAACAACTCGGGGTGAAGTCGCTGTCGCGTTCGCAGGTCAGCGAGATGGCCACGCACCTCGACGGGCAGGTCGCCGCGTTCCGCGAGCGCCCGCTCGACCAGGGCCCGTACACGTTCGTGTGGGTCGACGCGCTCACGGTGAAGGTCCGCGAAGACGGCCGGGTGGTCAACTTGCACGCGCTGCTCGCGACCGGGGTGAACGCCGACGGGCACCGCGAGATCCTCGGCCTGGATGTGGCCTCCAGCGAGGACGGAGCGGGCTGGTTGGCGTTCCTGCGCGGTCTGGTCGCCCGCGGCCTGTCCGGGGTCCAGCTCGTCATCTCCGACGCCCATCCCGGCTTGGTGGCGGCGATCGCCTCGGCGTTGCCGGGTGCGGCGTGGCAGCGGTGTCGCACCCACTACCTGCGTAACCTGCTCTCCCGTGTTCCGAAGTCGGCGCAGCCGCATGTCGCTACGCAGGTGCGCACGATCTTCGACCAGCCCGACGCCGACGCCGTCACAGCCCAGTACGGACGCGTGGTCGACACTCTCACCGCGCGCTGGCCCGACGCAGCCAAGCACCTCGACAACGCCCGCGATGAGCTGCTGGCGTTCACCGCATATCCGCGCGAGGTCTGGCGCCAGATCTGGTCGAACAACCCTCAAGAGCGGCTGAACAAGGAGATCCGCCGTCGCACCGACGTGGTCGGGATCTTCCCCGGCCGCGACTCCCTGATCCGCCTCGTCGGCGCCGTCCTGGCCGAACAGAGTGATGAGTGGACCGAGAACCGCCGCTACATGGGCCTCGATCTACTGGCCCGCTCACGCATCCGCATCGTCACCACCGAAGCCGCACCGACCGGCAGCGAGGCACTCATGACAACCGAGGCAATAACCGCCTAG
- a CDS encoding cytochrome P450 has product MSRRVREAVDLAVSPRESLDVRYRRFGPVSSAGFGPLRVVWLLGPEANRFVFAHSELFGWREAFDPLVVVDGETALIVSDGADHERRRRLVMPAFTRHAIDGYAEIIRSNVDAAIDTWQPGQVLNLYTEMRRVIRRSTIATLFGPRLAEEEPELGRLLQHALAVVDRLAPWQQLQRLGAPSWRRAVASRAEVAARVQAEIERRRREPDADAYDVLARLMNSQDGDRSGLHDVEIVDQVISLIAAGYETTSAAAAWAMHALITDPQLARRVSAAAEDTGRSLTRPAEWRCVDGLVSEVLRLHPPAVLTARKVLESFEFDGVQVPARSTLLISPYLTHRLPELWPRPLQLDPDRWNPTAPDHRRPGPHEFLPFGGGSHRCIGAAFATVELTVLLECVARRVTLSPEPSDMTPVGLAAMRPRRGPFARVVAVDR; this is encoded by the coding sequence GTGTCACGACGAGTGCGTGAGGCTGTCGACCTCGCGGTGTCCCCGCGCGAGAGCCTGGATGTGCGCTATCGACGGTTCGGTCCCGTCAGCTCGGCCGGTTTCGGTCCACTGCGTGTCGTCTGGCTTCTCGGTCCGGAGGCGAATCGGTTCGTCTTCGCCCACTCCGAGCTGTTCGGATGGCGAGAGGCCTTCGACCCTCTCGTTGTGGTCGACGGGGAGACCGCGCTGATCGTGAGTGACGGAGCCGATCATGAGCGCAGGCGGCGGCTGGTCATGCCCGCTTTCACCCGTCACGCCATCGACGGCTATGCCGAGATCATTCGCAGCAACGTGGATGCCGCGATCGACACCTGGCAGCCGGGCCAGGTGCTGAACCTCTATACCGAAATGCGGCGTGTGATCCGTCGGAGCACCATTGCGACGTTGTTCGGCCCGCGGCTTGCCGAGGAGGAGCCCGAGCTGGGCAGGCTGTTGCAGCACGCCTTGGCCGTCGTGGATCGGCTGGCGCCGTGGCAGCAGCTGCAGCGCCTCGGGGCGCCGTCGTGGCGCCGCGCCGTCGCGTCGCGGGCAGAGGTCGCGGCCAGGGTCCAGGCCGAGATCGAACGCCGCCGACGGGAGCCGGACGCCGACGCGTACGACGTGCTGGCGCGGCTGATGAACAGCCAGGACGGCGATCGGTCCGGCCTGCACGATGTGGAGATCGTCGACCAGGTGATCAGCCTGATCGCGGCAGGCTACGAGACGACCTCGGCGGCGGCGGCTTGGGCGATGCACGCATTGATCACCGACCCGCAGCTCGCGAGGAGAGTGTCCGCCGCCGCCGAGGACACCGGTCGCTCGCTCACCCGGCCGGCGGAGTGGCGCTGTGTGGACGGATTGGTGTCCGAGGTGTTGCGCCTGCACCCGCCCGCGGTCCTCACCGCTCGCAAGGTGCTCGAGTCCTTCGAGTTCGACGGTGTGCAGGTGCCCGCGCGCAGTACCCTGTTGATCAGCCCGTACCTGACCCATCGGCTCCCCGAGCTGTGGCCCCGCCCGCTCCAACTCGATCCTGATCGTTGGAACCCGACAGCGCCGGACCATCGCAGGCCCGGACCACACGAGTTCCTCCCGTTCGGGGGCGGCTCGCATCGGTGCATCGGGGCGGCCTTCGCCACGGTCGAACTGACCGTTCTGCTCGAGTGCGTGGCGCGACGCGTCACGTTGTCGCCGGAGCCCTCGGACATGACGCCCGTCGGGCTGGCCGCGATGCGGCCACGACGTGGCCCTTTTGCGCGGGTCGTCGCGGTCGACCGTTGA
- a CDS encoding cold shock domain-containing protein, translating to MSTPGEVRVWHDEEGWGVIDSPATPGGCWAHYSDVAVPGLRALHRGRPVELEWEPVEQDGFGFRAVRVRPRGEEPYDRPPRASASEDGTAYRSTLTISFDEPPT from the coding sequence ATGTCCACCCCGGGTGAGGTCCGCGTCTGGCACGACGAGGAGGGCTGGGGCGTCATCGACTCGCCCGCGACGCCGGGTGGCTGCTGGGCGCACTACAGCGATGTCGCCGTTCCCGGACTCCGAGCTCTACACCGCGGCCGGCCCGTCGAACTGGAGTGGGAGCCGGTGGAGCAGGACGGCTTCGGCTTCCGCGCGGTCCGGGTCCGGCCCCGCGGGGAGGAGCCCTACGACAGGCCTCCCCGCGCCTCGGCGTCGGAGGACGGGACCGCCTACCGGAGCACATTGACGATCTCGTTCGACGAGCCACCCACCTGA
- a CDS encoding VOC family protein: protein MKVTWEALTIDVRDPVASARWWAATLDWEITSHEPAGVEVHPPDRQGPSLFFVENYGAKLGKNRLHLDLAAEDQAAVLEQLISRGATRVDIGQAPDADCVVLSDPDGNEFCLLEPHGAS, encoded by the coding sequence GTGAAGGTGACGTGGGAAGCCCTGACCATCGATGTCCGAGACCCCGTCGCGTCTGCCCGGTGGTGGGCGGCGACCCTCGACTGGGAGATCACCTCGCACGAACCGGCCGGAGTCGAGGTCCATCCACCGGACCGGCAGGGCCCGAGCCTGTTCTTCGTGGAGAACTACGGCGCCAAGCTCGGGAAGAACCGGCTCCATCTCGATCTCGCCGCCGAGGACCAGGCCGCCGTACTGGAACAGCTGATCAGCCGGGGCGCCACGCGGGTGGACATCGGGCAGGCCCCGGACGCCGACTGCGTCGTGCTGAGCGACCCCGACGGCAACGAGTTCTGCCTGCTGGAGCCGCACGGCGCCAGCTGA
- a CDS encoding putative RNA methyltransferase has translation MDTPLVVGRCADASSHHRSAGYRHPALDAVVTRLTCPHCTGPLHRSARTVRCPSGHTFDIARPGYLSLLPGRRTHRGDDPAMVGARESFLDSDHYRPLRSTITALATEHAPTETELVVDLAGGTGHYLAPVLDALPAASGVIVDLSTAALRRAARAHRRAAAIAADVWQPLPITTGSAGVVLSVFGPRNAEEVERVLPEGGILVVASARPDHLRELRAHVGGIGVDPQKADRHRRAFAGLELAERQIVQWRLALGRDEARALVRMGPNAHHLGTGGDDDPLSRLPEPVGLTAAMDVAVYRRRRSREPMTGEVDRGSR, from the coding sequence ATGGACACTCCACTCGTGGTCGGCCGCTGCGCCGACGCCTCATCCCACCACCGCTCGGCCGGTTACCGGCACCCCGCGCTCGACGCCGTCGTGACCCGCCTGACCTGCCCGCACTGCACCGGTCCGCTGCACCGCAGCGCCCGCACCGTGCGGTGCCCGTCGGGTCATACGTTCGACATCGCCCGGCCCGGCTATCTGTCGCTGCTGCCCGGGCGCCGGACCCACCGCGGTGACGATCCCGCCATGGTCGGAGCACGTGAGTCCTTCCTGGACAGCGACCACTACCGGCCGCTGCGCTCCACCATCACCGCGCTGGCCACCGAGCACGCCCCGACGGAGACCGAGCTGGTCGTCGATCTCGCCGGCGGCACCGGTCACTACCTCGCACCGGTGCTCGACGCCCTCCCGGCCGCGTCCGGCGTGATCGTGGACCTGTCCACCGCCGCGCTGCGCCGCGCCGCCCGCGCGCATCGCCGGGCAGCCGCGATCGCCGCGGACGTCTGGCAGCCCTTGCCGATCACGACCGGCTCGGCCGGGGTCGTGCTGAGCGTGTTCGGGCCCCGCAACGCCGAGGAGGTCGAACGAGTCCTCCCCGAGGGCGGAATCCTGGTCGTCGCCTCCGCCCGCCCCGACCACCTGCGGGAACTGCGTGCTCATGTCGGCGGGATCGGCGTCGACCCGCAGAAGGCGGACCGGCACCGACGAGCCTTCGCCGGGCTCGAGCTCGCCGAGCGGCAGATCGTGCAGTGGCGACTGGCCCTGGGCCGGGACGAAGCCCGCGCGCTGGTCCGGATGGGCCCGAACGCGCACCATCTCGGGACGGGCGGGGATGACGATCCGTTGTCCCGGCTGCCCGAGCCGGTCGGGCTCACGGCCGCGATGGACGTGGCGGTGTACCGGCGACGCCGATCGCGGGAACCGATGACCGGCGAGGTCGACCGCGGAAGCCGGTGA
- a CDS encoding DapH/DapD/GlmU-related protein, translating to MGEHKDRMLRNEWYLDEPDLVEDHDRRRAGWERPAPIAIGADAWLGAGVIICPGVTIGPDSVVGAGSVVTRDVGERVLVAGNPARTVRRI from the coding sequence ATGGGCGAGCACAAGGATCGAATGCTGCGCAACGAGTGGTATCTCGACGAACCCGACCTCGTCGAGGACCACGACCGCCGGCGGGCCGGGTGGGAGCGGCCCGCGCCCATCGCGATCGGTGCCGACGCCTGGCTCGGTGCGGGCGTGATCATCTGCCCGGGAGTCACGATCGGCCCGGACAGCGTCGTCGGGGCCGGCAGCGTCGTCACCCGCGACGTCGGGGAACGCGTTCTCGTCGCGGGGAACCCCGCCCGGACGGTTCGCCGCATCTGA